CGGCGGAGCGTCCCAACCGTTGACGCGTGCCCACCGGACCAGGGCCGGTCCGGCGGCCAGGGTCTCGACACAGCCGCGCCCGCCGCAGGAGCACGGCTGACCGCCGGGGTCCACGACCACATGGCCGACGTGTCCGGCGTTGCCGGTGCGCCCGCCGTACCCGCAGCCGTCCAGCACGAGACCACCGCCGACGCCGGTGGACACCACGATGCCGAGCAGGAAGCGCGCGCCGCGCCCGGCGCCGTAGCGGTGCTCGCCCACGGCCATGCACAGTCCGTCGCCGGCCAGCCGCACCGGCACGCCGGGCACGGCGGCCGCGACCCGGTCGCGCAGCGGGAAGCCGTGCCAGCCGGTGATGTTGATCGGGCTGACGGTGCCGCTGGGCAGGTCAATGGGACCGGCCGACGCGACCCCCACCGCGCCCACCGCGCCCTGCGCTGCCCCCAAAGCCGCGGCGATCATCTCCTCGACGGCGACCCAAACATCTTCGGCGCGTGGGGAATTCGGAGTGGAACGGGTGGCGGTGTGCACCAGCGCGCCGGCCGGGTCGACGAGACCGGCGGCGATGGTGGTGCCGCCGACATCGAGGGCGAGGGTGAGCATGCGATCAGTGCCGGTGGGTGTGGTCGGGTTGACGCGGGTCGCCCGGGTGCTCGTAGCCGGGGGCCAGCCGCACCAGCGCGGCGCGGCGTTCGTCGAGCCACATCCGGAAGGCGCGGCGCCGAGCGGCGCCGCGCAGGTGCGCGGTGATCGCGGCCCGCACCTGCGCCAACGGTGGGGCCGCAGCGGCCGGGGCGCGCCAGCCGTCGGGGCGGGTCGCGGCGGCGGCGAATCGCATCGGGTTGCGGGCGTGGTAGTCGGCCACCTCGTCGTCGCTGACCTCGACCGCGGCGGTCAGGTGGGCGAACAGCGCCCTGGCCCGCGGGTCGGCCAGCGCGGCCGCGGCGATGCTGCCGATCTCCAGCCGGGCCGTCAGATCGGGCAGCACCTCGGCTTCGGCGGGGGCGTCGGCCGCGGTCAGGCCGCGGGCATCGGCTTCGGCGGCGATCAGTCGTTCGGTCACGATCAGCTGGGTCAACCAGCGGCGCAGCTGGCGGCCCTCACTGGTGTCGCGGGCCGGTAACGACGAGGCGAGCGGGCCGTGCCGCAGCCGGGTTTCGCGGGCGTCGACCTCCTCGACCGGCACTGCCACAGCCCCGACCGTCGCGACGATCATCGGATCCTCACTTTCACCGCGGGTGAGTACAGCAGCTGGCCGGCACACCCAACCCGGACCAGGGCCCACCATTCGCCGGGCGCGGCCCCCGCCGGTGGCGTGACGTCGAAACCGAGGCTGACCGTGCCGCGGGCGGGCAAGACCGCGCCGCAGGCTGCCGGGGTGATCCAGTCCCAGGTGCCCCACGGGCTGATCAGATGGGCCTCGATCGCCAGGGGAGCGTGCGCGTCGGTGCCGACGACGACGCTCAGCCGCGCGCACGCACCGGCAGCGAGTTCGACGTCGGTCGGCCCGTCGACGAGGTACACCAGTCGCTGGCCGGTTGGGGCGTCGACGGCGACCGTGCACACGTCTTCCACGACTTGTCGCCATGCGCAAGGCAACCCGTCGCCGGTGATGCGCAGTTGCGCGCGGATCGGGTAGAGCCCTGCCTCGGTCCCCGGGGGCATGGCTACGGCCACGTCGGTTTCCCGATATTCGCCGGGCCGCAGCGTCACCGGCAGCTGGCCGGGGCCGGCCACCCAGCCGTGCGGGCATACCAGGGTGAGGGTGCCGCGCACCTCGGTATCGGTGCAGTCGCTGGCCACGGTCAGCCGCAGCACCACCTCGGAGCCCGGCTCGGCGGCCACGGTGTGCGGGTGCAGGTAGGCGACGGCGGGCAGCCCGCCGAGCGGGGCGGGGCCGCGGTTATGCAGCCAGTAGCGCGCGTAAAGGGGTTGCGCGGCTTCGGCTTCCGGTCCCAGGGCGGCCTGGGCGTCGAGCACCTGGGGCATCTCGAGGCGGGCGGTGAGCGTGGCGATCTGGTAGCCGTGCAGCACGCTGGCCGGCTGATGCGGCCGCCGGTCTTCCAGCAGGTCCGCCGAACACACGCCTGACACCGTGCCCAGCGTCGAGCCGACGCGGACCCCGGTGTCGCTGCCGTGGGTTTCGACCAGCCGCATGGCGACGACGGCGGGGTCGACGGGCTTTGCCCGCCCGCGGGCCAGCGGGTTGCCGGCGGCTTTCAGCGCGCCGAGTTGCACCACGCCCGCCGGTTCGACGTGCAGCAGCGACCCGATCGCGGGAAGCCGGCCGGTGCGCGCGCCGGCCGGCACGGCGAGCAGCGGATGGGAGAACTCCGCGCTGCGGGCCGGGAGGGCGGCGTGTCGCCAGTCGCCGCGGGCGGCGACCAGCGCGTAGTCGAAGTCGTGGGTCCAGTGCTGGAGTTGGAAGCCCGAGCCGTCGGGCGCGCTGCGGCGCGGCTCGTCGATCCAGATACCCGACGGCCAGCCGGTGCAGGAGCGCATCAGCGCGGTGTGCAGGGTGCCGTCGGTGTCGACGGCGAAGCTGGGCACCCCGCGGTTGAGCAGCGCCACCGTTCGCGCCTCGAACGGCGGCAGCTGGGCGGGCACTTGCTGGCTGACGACGACCTCGGCGTCGGCGAGGTCGTCGGTGAGCGCCGCGACCGCGGCGGCCAGGTCGGAGTCGTCGCGGCCGGCGATCACCAGCACCGGCAGCGCCCGTGGCTCGCGCAGGTCGGCGCCGGGCACCCAGGCCGTGGCCAGCGGCGCGACGGCGGGCACCCACACCCTGGCCCGGCCGGTCTGCTCGAGCTGACGGTCGAGTTCGGCGCTGTAGGCGGGGTGGGCCGTGGCCAGCACCGCTTTGGTGAACACGTTTTGGTCGGGGCCGCCCAGCGCGACACGAGTGTCCGGCAAGTTGGAGTCGACGCCGAGGTGTCCGTAGCGGGACTTGTCGGCGCCGCTGCACGTGGCCGTGACCCCGGCGCGCACCAGCGCGATCATCAGCGCGCGTGCCAGCGGACCCGACGTCGTCTCCGTCGGCGACACCACCTCGGCCACCGACACCGCCCGCACCGCGTCCCCCACCCGCACCCGCGCCGCCGAGGACAGCCCGAACCAGCCGTAGGCCGGGTTGTCCAGCGTCCAGGGATATCGTGCGGTGTCCACCGCCCGGCCGTCGGCGTGCAGCAGCGCGAAGCCTCGGCCCACGACGGCGTCGCCGACCTCGCTGACCGGCATGGCGCCCGCCACCGGGCACGGCCAGCGCAGCCGCAGCAACTGGTCGGTGCCGGTGAACTCGTCGATCCTGGTCCGGCAGTCCACCCGCGCGATGCCGTGCCACAGGGTCAGCGTCTGCGTGTAGCGCAGCAACGGGCCGATGCGGCCGCGGATGACCAGCCGCTGCCCGAGCGGGCCGTGATAGGCGCGCACCTCGGACGCTTCCGACGAAGAGCACACAACGGGGCCTTTGGACAGCAGGTGCCACGGGCCTTCACCCGCGCTCGGGTGCGACGGGTATTCCTCGTAGAGGGCAAGCTCGTTGCCGACCCGGCCCTCGGCGATCAGCTCGCGGCCGTCGTGAACCCAAGACGACACCCCACCGCCGCGCGCCGGGTCGACGCTCAGCCGGTAGTGCTCGTTGGCAATCACGTTGCCCGACAACGGCTTCCAGCCCGACAGCACCTCGCAGGGCAGGACCCGATAGGCCCGCCACCCGAGCGAGGGCACGTCGCGAGCCAGAAACGTCACCGAGTGTCCGTCGGGCTCGACCACCGCGGGCATCTCGTCGCCGTCGGCGTCGAAAACCCTGCCTGGAGTGTCCAAGCGAACGGTCACCACATTAGTTCTCTTGTGCGCCAAGGAATTCCACACTACGACATCGCCGCTGACCGCCTGTGACAGCAGCGCCAGCGAGTTGTCTCGTACTGCCCGGCCGAGTTCCCACGCGTCGCGCCAGCCGGTGAGCAGGTCGAGGTAGACCTGGTCGGACTCCGAGCCGGTGATGGCGTCGTGGTGGGCGCCGTAAGCCAGCTGCACCCACGCCTTGGCCAGCGCGGCCTGCGGGTAGTCCGCGCCGGCCAACAGCCCGGCGAACACGGCGAACTTCTCGGCGTCGAGGACCGTGGTTTCGGCGGCCCGGTTGGCCTGTTTGGTGTCGATGAACGACACGTCCTTGCCGGTGTAGATCGGGTTCATGTCGCGGGTTTGCGGCGAGGGCGCCAAGCCGTGGGCGTCCAGCTCGGCGCGCACCGCGGCGAAAAACTCCCGGGGCAGCGCGCACACGAACCGCGGCCAGGTGTAGCGGGCCGCCCAGTCGCGGTGGATGGCGGTGACCCACTTGTTCGGCGGGGTGTAGTCGGTGCCGACCGGCAACAGCACGTTGCGGGTGAGCGCGACCTGCTTGAGCTCCTCGAACAACCGGTAGGTGGCCTGCTCGGCTTCGGCCAGCGACGCCGACTCGTCCATCCACCAGCCCGCCGAATAGTGTGCGGGCATGTAGTGGGTGAGCAGGCCGCGCCCCGACGGCGCGATCCACTCGAATTCGCTGCAGAACTGCATGCCGGCCAGCCCGGCGTCGCTGTGCATCGGCCCCCACTGGTGGTGCGGCCCGCGCGCCCACGAACTCGAGGTCAGCCCGGCGTCGGCGGCCATGCCGGGAAATTGCGGGTCGTGGCCGAACACGTCGAGCTGCCACGCGGTGGCCGGTGCGGCGCCTAGCACGTCACGTTGAAATCCGCTGCCGTGCACGAAGTTTCGGATCGTGGTCTCCGCGCTGGTGAGGTTGGTGTTGGGCTCGTTGTAGGTGCCGCCCATCACCTCCACCCGGCCGTCTGCGATCAGTCGCCGCAAGTCGGCGCGGTCCTCGGGGTGGGTGTCCCAGTAGGGCTTGAGGTAGTCGACTTCGGCGAGCACGAATTTGTACTCGGGCTCGCGGCGGGCCATCTCCAGATGTGCGCGCACCAGCTCGAAGCCGTTCCGGCACCGGCTCGGCGGGTCCGGCTGCCAGACGCTGGTGTAGGCGCCCTGGGTGTTCCACCACACCGGGTCGTAGTGGAAGTGGCTGATCATGAACACCGTCCAGCCGGGCTCGGCGACGGTGAAGGTGAACGGCACGGCCACACCCGCGGCATGCGCTCGTGCGGCGCGGCGCCGCCCGACGACCGGTTCGTCGACCGCGACCGGGATTTCGACGACACCGTGGCCGGGCCGGGCCACCGCCTCACCGGCCAGGCCGTGGCCGTCGACGCGGACCGGGGTCGGCTGGCCGCAGTCGGTGTAGGTGATGCGCGCCAGCTGCAGCGGCGCGTCGGGCGGTCCGACGAACAGCTCCGTCGACTCCGCGGAGAGCACCCGCATTCCCGCACTTTACGACCGGCGCCGGTGCCTCGGACGAACAGACGCACGGGCCGCTCAAACCTCGGCGCGTCGGGTGCCTACTTGTCTGCTCGCCGACGGACTTCGACGATCAGCGGCCGGTGATCCGAGATCGCCAGCCGGGGCGCCGCGCACGCGTGGGCCTGCAGCCGGGCGTCGTCGGTGAGGATGTGGTCGAGCTGACGGTCGGGGTTGTCGGCCGGGAAGGTGGGCGCCATGGCGAGCAGCCGCAACCCGGTCCGGCGGACCGGCGCGCGCGGACCGGTGTTCAGGTCGCCCATCAGCACCCGGGGCCTGGGGAAGCCGCGTAGATCGCGCACCAGCCGGCGCAGCTGGACACGGTTCCATCCCGGCACGAACGACAGATGGGTGTTGGCGACGGTCAGCGGCCCCAGATCGGTGTCGAGTCGGGCGATCACCGCGGCCCGCGGTTCCTCGTTGACGATCCGCACCCGGCGCGGTCCCGGCAGATACATCGGAAACCTGGCCAGGATCCGCGGCAACCGCAGCACCTGCCAGGTCAGCGCCGGAAACCGCGACAGCAGCGCGATGCCATACCCGGCGGTGCCCGGTTGTTCTCGGCCGTTCGCCGCCATCCACGTGGCTCCCGGCGTGCCGGAGATCGCCGCGACGAACCGGTGGCTCACCGCGCCCATCGCCTCGGCCGCGACCGCCGTCAAGTCCGCCCGCGCCGAGCGCGGCTGGTCGTCCGTGCAGGATGTTGCGCGAGGCGCTGCGGCGGGCGGCGTCGGCACTCAAGGCCCACGGGCTGCTGTTTGCCCTGGCCGGCGGGTACGCGCTGTGGGTGCACGGCGCACCGGAGCCGGTGCACGACGTCGATTTCGTGGTCGCCGAGTCGGATGTCGAGGTGGCGGCGGCGACGCTGGCCGCCGCCGGGTTCACGATCGACCGCACGCCCGAAGACTGGCTGTTCAAGGCCTGCGCCGACGGTGCGGTGGTGGATGTGCTGCACCGGATCAACGGAGTGCCGGTCGACGCCGCCATGATCCGGGCGGCCCGTTTCGAGGACGTGTTGGCAATCCGCATGCCGGTGCTGTCCGCGACGCAGGTGGTGGTGGAGAAGTTGTGCGCGCTGACCGAACACCACTGCGACTTTGCGGCCCTGCTGCCCGCTATGCGCGCCGTCCGCGAACAAGTCGACTGGCCGCAAGTGCGCGCCGACACCGCCGACAACGACTTCGTGGTGGCGTTTTTGGTGCTCACCGATCGGCTGGGCATTACTGTCTAGCTCAGCATGCCCGCCCTCGCCCCGCCCGTCGCCGACGAACGTGACGCGCTGCACCAGTACCTGGCCTATCACCAGAGCGCCTTCCTGGCGGTGTCCTACGGCCTGACCGACGAGCAGGCCCGCGCGACCCCGACGGTCAGCGCGTTGTCCATCGGCGGGCTGATCAAACACGCCACCGGTGTGCAGCGGCATTGGATGGCGCGGGTCGCCGCCGCCCCCGGGTCCCCGCCCACCGACACCCTGCCGTTCGCCGAGGCCGCCAGGAGCTACCAAGGCGAGTATGTGATGGCACCGGACGACACGCTGGCCGGGCTGTGCGACGCCTTGGTCGCGCAAAACGCCGAGTCGCTGCGGCTGGTCGACACGTGCGATCTCGACGCCGCCGTGCCGGTGCCGCGCAACGTGCCCTGGTTTCCCGAGGACGTCGACGCCTGGTCGGTGCGGTGGGTGATCCTGCACGTGGTCGGGGAGCTGGCCCGCCACGCCGGCCACGCCGACATCATCCGCGAAACCATCGACGGCGCAACGATGTACGAGCTCATCGCGGCCCGGGAGAATTGGCAACCTCAGCCGTGGTTGACGCCGTGGCGGTCCTCCGACACGACGTGAGCGGGCTCACGCCGATTGGGAGTTGACAGCGACCCTTTGGCACACTTGCTCAAATGAGCTCCACCAAACACCGCGAGGTAGCCAAGCTTGATCGGGTGCCCTTGCCGGTCGAGGCGGCGCGCATCGGTGCGACGGGGTGGCAGATCACCCGTACCGCCGCCCGCGTCATCCCCAAACTGCCGGGCCGTGGCGGCTGGCAGCAGAAGGTCATCAAGCAGATGCCCAAAACCTTCGCCGACCTGGGGCCCACCTACGTCAAGTTCGGGCAGATCATCGCGTCGAGCCCGGGTGCGTTCGGGGAATCGCTGTCCCGCGAATTCCGCAGCCTGCTCGACGCGGTGCCGCCCGCGAAACCGGCCGAAGTGCACAAGCTGTTCGTCGAGGACCTCGGCGCCGAGCCGGCGGAGTTGTTCGCCGAGTTCGACGAGGAGCCGTTCGCCTCCGCGTCGATCGCCCAGGTGCACTACGCCAAGCTGCGCACCGGCGAAGACGTCGTCGTCAAGATCCAGCGGCCGGGAATCCGCCGCCGGGTGGCCGCCGACCTGCAGATCCTGAAACGCTTCGCGCAACTCGTCGAGCTGGCCAAGTTGGGCCGTCGACTCTCCGCCCAGGACATCGTCGCCGACTTCGCCGACAACCTGGCCGAGGAGCTGGACTTCCGCCTGGAGGGACAGTCGATGGAGGCGTGGGTGGCGCACTTGCACGCCTCGCCGCTGGGCCGCAACATCCGGGTGCCGACCGTGTACTGGAACTACACCACCGAGCGGGTCCTGACCATGGAGCGGGTGGAGGGCATCCGCATCGACGACGCGGCGGCGATTCGCAAGGCGGGGTTCGACGGCACCGAGCTGGTCAAGGCGCTGCTGTTTAGCCTGTTCGAGGGTGGGCTGCGGCATGGCCTGTTCCACGGGGACCTGCACGCCGGCAATCTCTACGTCGACGAACAGGGCCGCATCGTGTTCTTCGACTTCGGGATCATGGGCCGCATCGAGCCGCGCACCCGCTGGCTGCTGCGCGAGCTGGTGTATGCGCTGCTGGTCAAAAAGGACCACGCCGCCGCCGGCAAGATCGTCGTGCTGATGGGCGCGGTGGGCACCACCAAACCCGAAAAACAGGCCGCCAAGGACCTGGAGGCGTTTGCCACGCCGTTGACGATGAAGTCGCTGGGCGAGATGTCGTATGCCGCGATCGGCCGGCAGCTCTCGGCGCTGGCCGACGCCTACGACGTGAAGCTGCCCCGCGAGCTGGTGTTGATCGGCAAGCAGTTCCTCTACGTCGAGCGGTATATGAAGCTGCTGGCCCCCAAGTGGCAGATGATGTCGGACCCGCAGCTGACCGGCTACTTCGCCAATTTCATGGTCGAGGTCAGCCGCGAGTACGACCCCGATAGCGCCGGTGTCGCGCATGGCGGATGAACCGCAGACCGACGCGGGCGCCGTCCCGGTGCGGTCCGGCACAGCACGCTCGGGCGAGCTGGACATCTACTACGAGGACATGGGTCACCCCGACGACCCGGCGGTACTGCTGATCATGGGCCTGGGCGCGCAGCTGTTGCTGTGGCGCAAGGCGTTCTGCGACAAGCTGGTCGCCGACGGGCTGCGGGTCATCCGCTACGACAACCGCGACGTCGGCCTGTCCAGCAAGTTCGATCGGCGCAAGGCCGGTGGCTCCCGGATCGTCAACATGATCAAGTTCTGGCTGGGCCTGCGCGCCAAGTCGGTGTACACGCTGGAAGACATGGCCGACGACGCCGCCGCAGTGCTCGATCACCTCGGCATCGAACAAGCCCACGTCGTCGGCGCGTCGATGGGCGGGATGATCGCGCAGATCTTCGCGGCGCGCTTCCCCGAGCGGACCCGCTCGCTGGCGGTGATCTTCTCCAGCAACAACCGGCGTTTCCTGCCGCCGCCGGCGCCGCGAGCGTTGATGGCGGTGCTCAACGCGCCGCCGCCGAGCTCGCCGCGCGAGGTGATCGTCGACAACGCGGTGCGGGTCACCCGCATCATCGGCAGCCCCGCCTACCCGGCGCCGGAGGAACGCATCCGCGCGGAGGCGATCGAGGGCTACGAGCGCAGCTTCTACCCGTGGGGCATACCACGGCATTTCGGGGCGGTGCTGGCTAGCGGCAGCCTGGTCCGCTACGACCGGCGGATCACCGCGCCGACCGTGGTGATCCATGGGTTGGCCGACAAGCTGATGCGGCCCTCGGGCGGGCGTGCCGTCGCACGGGCCATCCCCGGGGCACGTCTGGTGCTGTTCGAGGGCATGGGACACGAGCTGCCCGAACAGCTGTGGGATCGGGTGATCGGCGAGCTCAAAGCCAATTTCGCCAGGGCCGCCCAGGTCGGTTAGCATGCCTCGAGCACGCAGTCGGCCAGTTCACGCTGCATCCGCGGAGGCCCAAGCGACACCGGTGAACGCCGCCAAGCCTCAGAAAGGCGCACCACTGTCATGGCAGAGAAGCTGACGCCGCACTTCGAGGACGTGCAGGCGCACTACGACTTATCCGACGAGTTTTTCGCCCTGTTCCTCGACCCGACCCGCACCTATAGCTGCGCGTATTTCGAGCGTGACGACATGACGCTGGAGGAAGCGCAGATCGCCAAGATCGACCTGGCGCTGGGCAAGCTGGGCCTGCGCGCGGGCATGACACTGCTGGACGTCGGCTGCGGCTGGGGCGCCACCATGCGCCGGGCGATCGAGAAGTACGACGTCAACGTCGTCGGGTTGACGTTGAGCAAGAACCAGGCCGCCTACGTGCAGCAGATGTTCGACGAGATGGATACTCCCCGTTCGCGACGGGTGCTGCTGCAGGGCTGGGAGCAGTTCCACGAGCCCGTCGACCGGATCGTGTCGATCGGCGCGTTCGAGCATTTCGGCCACGACCGCTACGACGACTTCTTCACGATGGCCTACGACGTGCTGCCCGACGACGGCGTGATGCTGCTGCACACCATCACCGGTTTGACCGGGCCGCAGTGCATCGAGCGCGGCATCCCGCTAACGTTCGAGATGGCCCGCTTCATCAAGTTCATCGTCACCGAGATCTTTCCGGGCGGGCGGCTGCCGTCGATCGAAATGGTCGAGGAGCACTCGGCCAAAGCCGGTTTCACGCTGACCCGCAGGCAGTCGCTGCAGCCGCACTACGTGAAGACCCTCGAACACTGGGCAGCCGCCCTGCAGGCACACAAAACCGAGGCCATTGCCATCCAGTCCGAAGAAGTCTACGAACGCTACATGAAATACCTGACCGGGTGCGCGAGGGGATTTCGGACCGGCTACATCGACGTCAACCAATTCACACTGCAAAAGTAGGTTCCCAATGCCAGCAACTCCGTGGCGGCGACGTCGACGTCAGGTATGGTTGCTCGTCACCGCCCGACAATTCGTGCGTGCGTCAGCCACCCAACATCGACCAGGAGACCAAGACGACCATGTCTGACAAACCGACTGGCGCAACGACGACGCGGACGCGCCCCGAAGATATCCAGGCCCACTACGACCTGTCCGACGACTTCTTCGGCCTGTTCCAAGACCCCACCCGGACCTACAGCTGCGCCTACTTCGCGCGCGAGGACATGACGCTGGAAGAGGCGCAGATCGCCAAGATCGACCTGAACCTGGACAAGCTGGACCTCAAGCCCGGCATGACTCTGCTGGACGTCGGGTGCGGCTGGGGCACCACGATGAAGCGGGCGATCGAAAAGTACGACGTCAACGTCATCGGGCTGACGCTGTCGAAGAACCAGCGCGACCGCTCCCTGCGGGTGCTGGACTCGATCGACACCAACCGCTCACATCGGGTGCTGCTGCAGGGCTGGGAGGACTTTCACGAACCCGTCGACCGGATCGTGTCCATCGAGGCTTTCGAGCACTTCGGCCACGAAAACTACGTGCCGTATTTCAAGAACTGTTACGCGATCATGCCCGACGACGGGCGGATGACGGTGCAAAGCAGCGTCAGCTATCACCCGCACGACCCGAGGATGCGCGGCAAGAGGGTCAACTTCCAGACCGCACGCTTTATCAAATTCATCATCACCGAGATATTCCCGGGCGGCCGGCTGCCGACCACCGAGATGATGGTCGAACGCGGCCAGGAAGCCGGTTTCATTGTGCCCGAACCACTTTCGCTGCGGCCGCATTACGTCAAGACGCTGACGATCTGGGGTGATGCGCTGGAAGCCAACCGGGAGAAAGCCATCGAGGTGGCCTCCGAAGAGGTCTACAACCGGTACATGAAATACCTGCGCGGCTGCCGCGACTACTTCGCCGACGAGATGCTGGACTGCAGCCTGGTCACCTACCTCAAACCGGGCGCGGTTCGCTAGCGCGAGAAGACGCAAAATCCACCATTTCGTGCCGAAATGGGAGGGTTTTGCGTCTTCTCGCGGCCGATTGTCGGATTCGCGGCGCGTCGTTCGTCGCAGAGGTAGAGAGTGGAGCAACCTGCTCCGCTCACTACCGGAGGTGACAGCACCATGCAGTACTTTGCGCTGTTGATCAGCAAGGAGCAGGACCGCACGCTCGACGAACGGGCCGCACTGATGACGGCGTTCGAGCAGTTCCACGCCAAGGCGGCCGCGGCAATCCGGGCCGGTGATGCCCTGACACCGCCGGCGGCCGCGGTGCGCATCACCGGCGGCCCCGACAGCCCGGCCATCACCGACGGCCCGTTCCCCGAATCCGCCGAAGTGGCCTGCGGCTACTACGTATTCGACGCGGAAAACCTCGACGAGGCACTGGCATTGGCGCGTGATATCCCGGTCGCTGCGTACGGGGCGGTCGAAGTCTGGCCGATGTTTGGCTCGTTCCAGCCCAGCAGGCCGCTGGAGGGCACCCACTGGCTGGCTCTGCTGCTGGAACCACCGCAGTCGGCGTTTGCCCCCGGCACACCGGAGTGGCAGACCGTCGCAGCCCGGCACGGCGACTTCATGACCGCGGCCGGCGATCACATCGTGGGCGGGGCCGCGCTGCATGAGCCGGCGACGGCGACCACCGTGCGCGTCCGCGACGGCGAGGCGCTGCTGACCGACGGACCCTACGTCGAGGGCGCCGAAATCGCCAACGGTTTCTATGTGCTGAGCGCCGCAGACCGAGACGAGGCGGTGAAACTCGCGTCGCAGATTCCGGCAACCACCGTCGAGGTGCGCCAGCTTGCTGGGGTCTCGCACCTGTAGAACCGCGAATGGCTGACCTGGACAGCGTCTTTCGGCGTGAATGGGGTCCGGCCGTGGCCACGCTGGCCCGCTGGTCCGGTGACCTCACTGTTGCCGAAGACGCTGTCCAGGAAGCCTGCGCCGAGGCGCTGCGGGCATGGCCGCGCGACGGTGTGCCCGAGCATCCCGGTGGTTGGCTGGTAACGGTTGCCCGCAACCGCGCCCGCGACCGGCTGCGCCGCGAATCGGCGCGTCCCGGAAAGGAATTGGCAGCTGTGGTCGACGAGATCCGGGCTCGCACCGAGCACACCGAACCGCATCCGGTGCGTGACGACGAGCTGCG
This Mycobacterium xenopi DNA region includes the following protein-coding sequences:
- a CDS encoding ROK family protein; translation: MLTLALDVGGTTIAAGLVDPAGALVHTATRSTPNSPRAEDVWVAVEEMIAAALGAAQGAVGAVGVASAGPIDLPSGTVSPINITGWHGFPLRDRVAAAVPGVPVRLAGDGLCMAVGEHRYGAGRGARFLLGIVVSTGVGGGLVLDGCGYGGRTGNAGHVGHVVVDPGGQPCSCGGRGCVETLAAGPALVRWARVNGWDAPPGVSAKELADAAVDGNPVAVQAFRHGAEALAATIASVAAVCDLDRVVVGGGVANAGPLLFDPLRAALAEHTGLAYLSGLRVLPAELGDNAGLIGAATLAGS
- a CDS encoding NEW3 domain-containing protein, translated to MRVLSAESTELFVGPPDAPLQLARITYTDCGQPTPVRVDGHGLAGEAVARPGHGVVEIPVAVDEPVVGRRRAARAHAAGVAVPFTFTVAEPGWTVFMISHFHYDPVWWNTQGAYTSVWQPDPPSRCRNGFELVRAHLEMARREPEYKFVLAEVDYLKPYWDTHPEDRADLRRLIADGRVEVMGGTYNEPNTNLTSAETTIRNFVHGSGFQRDVLGAAPATAWQLDVFGHDPQFPGMAADAGLTSSSWARGPHHQWGPMHSDAGLAGMQFCSEFEWIAPSGRGLLTHYMPAHYSAGWWMDESASLAEAEQATYRLFEELKQVALTRNVLLPVGTDYTPPNKWVTAIHRDWAARYTWPRFVCALPREFFAAVRAELDAHGLAPSPQTRDMNPIYTGKDVSFIDTKQANRAAETTVLDAEKFAVFAGLLAGADYPQAALAKAWVQLAYGAHHDAITGSESDQVYLDLLTGWRDAWELGRAVRDNSLALLSQAVSGDVVVWNSLAHKRTNVVTVRLDTPGRVFDADGDEMPAVVEPDGHSVTFLARDVPSLGWRAYRVLPCEVLSGWKPLSGNVIANEHYRLSVDPARGGGVSSWVHDGRELIAEGRVGNELALYEEYPSHPSAGEGPWHLLSKGPVVCSSSEASEVRAYHGPLGQRLVIRGRIGPLLRYTQTLTLWHGIARVDCRTRIDEFTGTDQLLRLRWPCPVAGAMPVSEVGDAVVGRGFALLHADGRAVDTARYPWTLDNPAYGWFGLSSAARVRVGDAVRAVSVAEVVSPTETTSGPLARALMIALVRAGVTATCSGADKSRYGHLGVDSNLPDTRVALGGPDQNVFTKAVLATAHPAYSAELDRQLEQTGRARVWVPAVAPLATAWVPGADLREPRALPVLVIAGRDDSDLAAAVAALTDDLADAEVVVSQQVPAQLPPFEARTVALLNRGVPSFAVDTDGTLHTALMRSCTGWPSGIWIDEPRRSAPDGSGFQLQHWTHDFDYALVAARGDWRHAALPARSAEFSHPLLAVPAGARTGRLPAIGSLLHVEPAGVVQLGALKAAGNPLARGRAKPVDPAVVAMRLVETHGSDTGVRVGSTLGTVSGVCSADLLEDRRPHQPASVLHGYQIATLTARLEMPQVLDAQAALGPEAEAAQPLYARYWLHNRGPAPLGGLPAVAYLHPHTVAAEPGSEVVLRLTVASDCTDTEVRGTLTLVCPHGWVAGPGQLPVTLRPGEYRETDVAVAMPPGTEAGLYPIRAQLRITGDGLPCAWRQVVEDVCTVAVDAPTGQRLVYLVDGPTDVELAAGACARLSVVVGTDAHAPLAIEAHLISPWGTWDWITPAACGAVLPARGTVSLGFDVTPPAGAAPGEWWALVRVGCAGQLLYSPAVKVRIR
- a CDS encoding nucleotidyltransferase, which gives rise to MLREALRRAASALKAHGLLFALAGGYALWVHGAPEPVHDVDFVVAESDVEVAAATLAAAGFTIDRTPEDWLFKACADGAVVDVLHRINGVPVDAAMIRAARFEDVLAIRMPVLSATQVVVEKLCALTEHHCDFAALLPAMRAVREQVDWPQVRADTADNDFVVAFLVLTDRLGITV
- a CDS encoding DinB family protein, which gives rise to MPALAPPVADERDALHQYLAYHQSAFLAVSYGLTDEQARATPTVSALSIGGLIKHATGVQRHWMARVAAAPGSPPTDTLPFAEAARSYQGEYVMAPDDTLAGLCDALVAQNAESLRLVDTCDLDAAVPVPRNVPWFPEDVDAWSVRWVILHVVGELARHAGHADIIRETIDGATMYELIAARENWQPQPWLTPWRSSDTT
- a CDS encoding ABC1 kinase family protein, yielding MSSTKHREVAKLDRVPLPVEAARIGATGWQITRTAARVIPKLPGRGGWQQKVIKQMPKTFADLGPTYVKFGQIIASSPGAFGESLSREFRSLLDAVPPAKPAEVHKLFVEDLGAEPAELFAEFDEEPFASASIAQVHYAKLRTGEDVVVKIQRPGIRRRVAADLQILKRFAQLVELAKLGRRLSAQDIVADFADNLAEELDFRLEGQSMEAWVAHLHASPLGRNIRVPTVYWNYTTERVLTMERVEGIRIDDAAAIRKAGFDGTELVKALLFSLFEGGLRHGLFHGDLHAGNLYVDEQGRIVFFDFGIMGRIEPRTRWLLRELVYALLVKKDHAAAGKIVVLMGAVGTTKPEKQAAKDLEAFATPLTMKSLGEMSYAAIGRQLSALADAYDVKLPRELVLIGKQFLYVERYMKLLAPKWQMMSDPQLTGYFANFMVEVSREYDPDSAGVAHGG
- a CDS encoding alpha/beta fold hydrolase; amino-acid sequence: MADEPQTDAGAVPVRSGTARSGELDIYYEDMGHPDDPAVLLIMGLGAQLLLWRKAFCDKLVADGLRVIRYDNRDVGLSSKFDRRKAGGSRIVNMIKFWLGLRAKSVYTLEDMADDAAAVLDHLGIEQAHVVGASMGGMIAQIFAARFPERTRSLAVIFSSNNRRFLPPPAPRALMAVLNAPPPSSPREVIVDNAVRVTRIIGSPAYPAPEERIRAEAIEGYERSFYPWGIPRHFGAVLASGSLVRYDRRITAPTVVIHGLADKLMRPSGGRAVARAIPGARLVLFEGMGHELPEQLWDRVIGELKANFARAAQVG